Part of the Bacillus sp. N1-1 genome, TAACGTTTTGTACTTATCTGAACTAATAAACGTATTAACAAATACAAACTCATTCCAGTTATAAATCATATTGATAATAACGGTTGTAGACATAACTGGAATCGTCATTGGCAAAATAATTCTAAAAAACAACCGATGAATAGAACAACCATCAATGATCGCTGCTTCTTCGATTTCACGGGGTAACGTATAATAAAACCCTAGTAAAATCATCATTGTAATCGGTAAATTATAGGCTGTATAAGTGATGACAATAGACAATGGGTGGTCAATTAAATTCACATTTAAAAACATATTAAACAACGGAATGAGAGCGGAATGAATCGGAATCATTAAACCAACCATAAATAACCCCAGCACTAGTTTGCTTAATTTCCAATTCAGTCTCGTAATCGCGAAAGTAGCCATACTTGCTAATAGCACCGTTAA contains:
- a CDS encoding carbohydrate ABC transporter permease, whose translation is MNRFGYVLLYLCLGIVAVFQIYPIIWLFLFSLKDNQEIFSGSPFSFPKEFNWENYQKVWDGGIGLYFFNSVWITAVAILLTVLLASMATFAITRLNWKLSKLVLGLFMVGLMIPIHSALIPLFNMFLNVNLIDHPLSIVITYTAYNLPITMMILLGFYYTLPREIEEAAIIDGCSIHRLFFRIILPMTIPVMSTTVIINMIYNWNEFVFVNTFISSDKYKTLTVGIQNFIGQYMTDWGAIGATLIISVLPILIAFIFFSNKVVEGISSSAVKG